Proteins from a genomic interval of Paenibacillus sp. FSL H8-0048:
- a CDS encoding DUF3892 domain-containing protein, which translates to MMNQERERFIAAKRNGDGDLTGFQTSSGRVLDYQQALQEVQSGSIAGVNVFKGKDGEMYIRGDADGDPTNNLDQLPQF; encoded by the coding sequence GTGATGAATCAAGAACGGGAACGCTTTATTGCCGCCAAACGTAACGGTGACGGGGACCTGACCGGGTTCCAGACCTCCTCCGGACGTGTGCTGGATTATCAGCAGGCACTTCAGGAGGTGCAGTCCGGCAGCATAGCTGGCGTTAATGTTTTTAAAGGTAAAGATGGCGAAATGTATATCCGCGGCGATGCAGACGGAGATCCTACGAATAATCTGGATCAGCTTCCGCAATTTTAG